The window CCATATCGATAATCCAGTCGGCCGATTTAATCACATCCAGATTGTGCTCAATAATAATCATGCTGTTACCGCCGTCAACCAGCTGCTGCAAAATCCCCAGCAATCGCTTAACATCGGCAGAATGTAGCCCAGTTGTCGGCTCATCCAGAATGTACATCGTCTTGCCCGTCGAACGCTTTGAAAGCTCCGTCGCCAGCTTGATACGCTGCGCCTCACCGCCCGAAAAGGTGGTTGCTGGCTGACCGAGCTTAATATAACCAAGACCAACCTCGACCAACGTCTGTAATTTCCGAGCGATATTAGGCACGCTATCAAAGAAGTCCGCTGCTTGCTCAACCGTCATATCGAGTACATCAGCAATCGTCTTATTTTTATACTTAATTTCCAGCGCCTCACGATTGTAACGCTTACCGTGGCATTCGTCGCACTGGACGTAGACATCCGGTAAGAAATGCATTTCAATCTTGATCATACCGTCGCCTTGACAATTTTCGCAGCGACCGCCCTTGACATTAAAACTGAACCGACCAGCTTTATAACCGCGGACATTAGCCTCAGGCGTACTAGCAAACAGCTCGCGAATTGGCGTAAAAATACCAGTGTAGGTCGCTGGATTAGAGCGCGGTGTGCGGCCAATTGGTGACTGATCGATGACGATAGCCTTATCCAACTGCTTTATTCCCTCAATTTTATCGTGTGCGCCAGGTACGTCACTAGCCCGGTTGAGTCGTGCCGCTAATTCCTTGGCGACAATATCATTAACTAGCGTCGACTTACCGCTGCCTGAGACACCCGACACCACTGTCATCAGGCCCAACGGAAATGCCACATCAATTTGTTTCAAATTATTCTCACGAGCGCCGCGGACGATTAGTTGATGGCTCGCATCAACCTGGCGGCGGTGTTTTGGTACGGCAATTTTTTCTACACCCGACAGATACTGCCCGGTTATACTATCCGTGCATTTAGCCACCTCATTTGGCGCACCCAGCGCCACCACCGTGCCGCCATGAACACCAGCACCCGGCCCCATGTCAATCAAAAAGTCGCTCTGCCGAATTGTATCCTCGTCGTGTTCGACTACTAGCACCGTGTTACCTAAATCGCGCAGACGCTTCAGCGTAGCAATTAGCCGGTCATTATCACGCTGGTGCAAACCAATCGACGGCTCATCCAGCACGTACAGCACACCCTGCAAACCGCTGCCAATTTGCGTTGCCAGCCGAATTCGCTGCGCCTCGCCGCCGCTCAGTGTATTGGCGGCGCGCCCTAACTCCAAATAATTCAGCCCGACATTACTCATAAACCCGAGCCGTGCTGTAATCTCTTTCAAAATAAGCCGGGCGATCATCGCCTGCTGCTCATTTAGTGTTAACTTGTGAGTGAACAAGTCAAGCGCATCATCAACGCCAAGGTCGCAAATATCCATGATATTCAGACCCTGCACCGTTACTGCTAGGACAACCGGCTTCAGCCGCGCGCCGCCGCAAACATAACAATCCCTCTGGCGCATAAACCGCTCAATGTCCTTGCGCATAAATTCGCTATCGGTTTCTTTCCAGCGCCGCTCCAAATTGGGAATCACCCCTTCATAGGTTGTATCATAATGCCGCCCATTGCCAAGCTGCACTGGATATTTCTGATCGCCCGTGCCGTAGAGTACTTTCTGGCGCGCCTCATCAGACAACTGCCCAACCGGCGTCCGGATACTGAAACCATGCGCCTCAGCTACCGCCGAAATCTTGCGCATGTAAAAGTTATCAACATTAATCCGGTTGTATGGCCGAATTGCACCCTCGGCAATCGTCAGATTCTCGTTCAGTACTAAATTAGGATCGACCTCCAGCCGGCTGCCGAGCCCAGTACAGCTCGGACAGGCCCCCTGCGGCGCGTTAAAACTAAACAGACGCGGTTCAAGCTCTGGGATCTCCTCATCCGGATGATCAACACAGGCATATCGCTGCGAGAACGTCTTCAGTTCATCCGTATCAGCATCCAGCACCTCAACCACACCCTGGCCAAGCTCCAGCGCCTGCTCGACGCTCTGGCTCAGCCGGCTAGTTAGGTCATTGTTCACCACTAGGCGATCAACCACTAACTCAATGCTGTGCTTGTAGTTCTTCTGTAGCTGCGGAAACTCATCCAGCGCGTACACCACGCTATCCACGCGCACCCGGGCGTAACCTAACCGCCGATACTGCTCTGGAATGTGCGCAAACTCACCCTTCTTATTTTTAACAATTGGCGCAAGTAGCAGCAATCGCTTACCCTCATATTGCTTGATAATCTCCTGGATAATCGCCTCGGCCGTGCGGCGCGACACTGGCTTATGGCAACGCGTGCCGTCTGGTTTGAGAGCCGGACAATGCGGCGTGCCAATCCGCGCAAATAGGAGGCGCAGATAATCATAAATCTCGGTCACCGTCGCTACCGTTGAACGCGGGTTACGGCTGGTTGATTTCTGGTCAATTGAAATCGCCGGACTCAGGCCCTCGATACTATCAACATCTGGTTTATCCATAATGCCTAAAAATTGCCGCGCATAACTCGACAAACTCTCGACGTAGCGGCGCTGTCCCTCGGCGTAAATCGTATCAAACGCTAGCGACGACTTACCGCTACCACTGAGACCAGTGATCACCACTAGTTTATCGCGCGGAATTTCCACGTCAATATTTTTCAGATTATGTTCACGGGCGCCCTTGACGCGAATAAACTCTACCATATCTGGTCTATTATACCGAATAGACATTCATTTTTCCAGTTGCAGCGGGCGAGATAATTTCCCCTGTCGCCACACTATAAATATATTCATAAAAACATATTAAGCTTATGATTGCAAATATGATAATCGGCTGTTATAGTAAAACACATGAAGAGGTTTGTGATCATCTGTGGAATTGCCGTTGCCGTCGCAACCTTATTTTACCTGACCCGCGAAGAGTGGTTTTCATTCATGGTTATCGGTAGACTTCCATTCACTGGTATCATTCTGCCAGCAGCTGTGATGATGGGCTTCTGGATGATCATTGTGCCGGTATGTATTATCTGGGCAAAATCGATTAGTGCTGCATT is drawn from Candidatus Saccharibacteria bacterium oral taxon 488 and contains these coding sequences:
- the uvrA gene encoding excinuclease ABC subunit UvrA; translated protein: MVEFIRVKGAREHNLKNIDVEIPRDKLVVITGLSGSGKSSLAFDTIYAEGQRRYVESLSSYARQFLGIMDKPDVDSIEGLSPAISIDQKSTSRNPRSTVATVTEIYDYLRLLFARIGTPHCPALKPDGTRCHKPVSRRTAEAIIQEIIKQYEGKRLLLLAPIVKNKKGEFAHIPEQYRRLGYARVRVDSVVYALDEFPQLQKNYKHSIELVVDRLVVNNDLTSRLSQSVEQALELGQGVVEVLDADTDELKTFSQRYACVDHPDEEIPELEPRLFSFNAPQGACPSCTGLGSRLEVDPNLVLNENLTIAEGAIRPYNRINVDNFYMRKISAVAEAHGFSIRTPVGQLSDEARQKVLYGTGDQKYPVQLGNGRHYDTTYEGVIPNLERRWKETDSEFMRKDIERFMRQRDCYVCGGARLKPVVLAVTVQGLNIMDICDLGVDDALDLFTHKLTLNEQQAMIARLILKEITARLGFMSNVGLNYLELGRAANTLSGGEAQRIRLATQIGSGLQGVLYVLDEPSIGLHQRDNDRLIATLKRLRDLGNTVLVVEHDEDTIRQSDFLIDMGPGAGVHGGTVVALGAPNEVAKCTDSITGQYLSGVEKIAVPKHRRQVDASHQLIVRGARENNLKQIDVAFPLGLMTVVSGVSGSGKSTLVNDIVAKELAARLNRASDVPGAHDKIEGIKQLDKAIVIDQSPIGRTPRSNPATYTGIFTPIRELFASTPEANVRGYKAGRFSFNVKGGRCENCQGDGMIKIEMHFLPDVYVQCDECHGKRYNREALEIKYKNKTIADVLDMTVEQAADFFDSVPNIARKLQTLVEVGLGYIKLGQPATTFSGGEAQRIKLATELSKRSTGKTMYILDEPTTGLHSADVKRLLGILQQLVDGGNSMIIIEHNLDVIKSADWIIDMGPEGGLGGGTVVASGTPEEVANVPESFTGTYLKSLL